Proteins encoded by one window of Vanacampus margaritifer isolate UIUO_Vmar chromosome 17, RoL_Vmar_1.0, whole genome shotgun sequence:
- the otud6b gene encoding deubiquitinase OTUD6B: MDEGETPEEMLLKRHRRDKKDLQAKIQSMKNSVPKNDKKKRKQMMEEIAKMEAELDQKHGEELRQLVSTSDAKVEEAVNGVEVLTVEVQPRVSKTQKRRDKKAAQERERESRIAEAEVQNLQGERHLEGVKLAEKLALRGLQIKEISSDGHCMYRAIQDQLLRPDESQLSVKELRCRTAAHMRSHVDDFLPFLSNPDTGDMYTAEDFEKYCSDVEHTAAWGGQLELQALSKVLQRPIKVIQAESPAIAIGEEFAGDTVTLIYMRHAFGLGEHYNSVEPLKEPADNS; the protein is encoded by the exons ATGGACGAGGGGGAGACCCCGGAGGAGATGTTGCTAAAGCGGCATCGTAGGGATAAGAAGGACCTGCAAG CCAAAATCCAGAGCATGAAAAATAGCGTTCCCAAAAATGACAAGAAGAAGCGGAAGCAGATGATGGAGGAGATCGCCAAGATGGAGGCGGAGCTGGATCAGAAACATGGCGAGGAGCTGCGGCAACTCGTGTCCACCTCGGACGCAAAG GTGGAGGAGGCGGTGAATGGAGTGGAGGTGCTGACGGTTGAGGTGCAGCCTCGCGTCTCCAAAACCCAGAAGAGAAGA GACAAGAAGGCCGCCCAGGAACGTGAGCGTGAGAGCAGGATCGCCGAGGCAGAggtgcaaaacctgcagggcgAGCGCCACCTGGAGGGCGTCAAGCTGGCGGAGAAGCTGGCACTGCGAGGTCTTCAGATCAAGGAGATCTCCTCCGACGGCCACTGCATGTACCGCGCCATCCAGGATCAGCTGCTGCGGCCAGATGAG TCCCAGTTGAGCGTGAAGGAGCTGCGGTGTCGCACGGCGGCGCACATGCGGAGCCACGTGGACGACTTCCTGCCGTTCCTCAGCAACCCCGACACGGGTGACATGTACACGGCAG AGGACTTTGAGAAATACTGTAGCGACGTGGAGCACACGGCAGCGTGGGGCGGACAGCTGGAA CTCCAAGCGCTAAGCAAAGTCCTGCAACGTCCCATCAAAGTCATCCAGGCCGAGTCGCCGGCCATCGCCATCGGGGAGGAGTTTGCCGGCGACACCGTCACCCTGAT CTACATGCGTCACGCTTTCGGCCTGGGAGAGCACTACAATTCCGTGGAGCCGCTCAAGGAGCCGGCAGACAACAGCTGA
- the LOC144037588 gene encoding uncharacterized protein LOC144037588 has translation MVTLRTRAEEELLVNGNKLTAEHRISVSGIQDDTVAWISQLGSQLACRASLAVVYQLRKCGECFAPARNWVKELQRQASPHIVVALSGNKADLASKRADDFQVGMRRRTQTTAYFSCRLWPRPLHECQRNLFGYR, from the exons ATGGTGACGTTGCGCACTAGGGCGGAAGAGGAGCTGCTTGTTAATGGGAACAAGCTGACAGCTGAGCACCGAATCAGT GTTAGCGGCATACAAGACGACACAGTGGCCTGGATTTCCCAGCTTGGTAGTCAGCTAGCTTGTCGCGCTAGCCTCGCCGTTGTTTATCAGCTTCGCAAATGTGGG GAGTGTTTTGCGCCAGCCAGAAATTGGGTGAAGGAGCTGCAGAGGCAAGCCAGCCCGCACATCGTCGTGGCCTTGTCGGGCAACAAGGCCGACTTGGCCTCCAAGAGGGCCGACGACTTCCAGGTCGG gATGCGCAGGCGTACGCAGACGACAGCTTACTTTTCATGCAGACTTTGGCCAAGACCCCTGCATGAATGTCAACGAAATCTTTTTGGCTATCG CTAA